The Mustela nigripes isolate SB6536 chromosome 11, MUSNIG.SB6536, whole genome shotgun sequence genomic interval AATTGATGTGTCCTAAACATGGGCCGTTCCTTTGTTAGTATGACTAGCACAAATGAACTCGAAATGTGATCGCGTCCTGGTGGAACTGAgacacctttttttctttttaagattttatttatttatttgacagagagagatcacaagtaggcagagaggcaggcagagagagagagaggaggaagcagactctcactgagcagagagcccgatgcgggactcgatcccaggaccctgaaatcatgacctgcgctgaaagcagaggcttaacccactgagccacccaggcgcacccccatttttttaattaggctccacacccaacatggggctcaaactcatgaccctgagatcaagcgaCACATGctctactgcctgagccagccagccaggcaccctggaactGAGACGAACTTTTGTCCAGTCAGATCCTGGACCTCGTGGCATTACCTATCCAGCCACTTCCCACTCGTCTTGACTCCAGAGACTGTTCTCGGTGCCCGACCTTACCACAAACTGAAGCAGACGCTGTGATGGGCAGCTTAACCGCTGCTGAGGATCGTTGTTCAGAGACGGGCCGAGTCTGCCCGGAGCCAGCATGACGGGTTTGAGAGTGAGATATTCCTAGCTGCGTCCCTTGACTTGCTGTGAGTGGACCCTTTGGCAGACAACTCGCCTTCTCGAAGCCCCAGCTGTCACTTCTGTGAATAGGAATTACTTGAGGAAGAGTTCTGTGAGGCTTCGAAGCTGGCATTGGGCCAAGTGTTTGCCTAGAGGCTGCACGGGGTGTGAGCCCAGGACAGGTTACTAACCGTTCAATGGGAGTCCCCCCACGAGCAGTTCATGGCTTAGAGGGACACCGGGCTGGTCCTGTGGTGTCTTTCTAGACACAACAGACATCCctcaagtcatttaaaaaaaaaaaagtctatttcacctttttttttttgacagagaaaaagatcacaagtaggcagagaggcaggcagagagagagggggaagcaggctccctgctgagtggagagcccgatgcggggctcgatcccatggctctgggatcatgacctgagccaaaggcagaggcttaacccattgagccacccacggCGCCCCCTCAAGtcattttaaaagagcatttatAGACTTTCAAATTTATCTCAGCTGTTATAAGAGGAATTCCCAGTTTTGATATACTTTTGAGCCACCATAAGGCATCTTCTGTCTTTaacatattcttaaattttctccAAAGATAGACTCCACAGTTGCCGAATATGATTATAATATCGGTTagcctttttttgtttaaaaaaaaaaaagttggggggattcggggcgcctgggtggctcagatgtttaggtgtctgcctttggctcaggtcacgatcccgggatcctgggataaaggctggcatcaggctccctgctcagtggggaacctgcttctccctctctctgctcctctccctgctcattctccgtctctcataaataaaatcttttttttttttttaatgggatttatTGTATACACCAAGCACAATACACTTTGGggggttaattttattttaattttttaaagatttatatacttatttgaaggagagagagagagcacccacacaggcagggggagtggcaggcagagggagaagcaggctccctacccatcagggagcccgatgtggggctcgatcccaggaccctgagatcatgacctgagctgaaatcaagagtcagatgcttggggcgcctgggtggctcagtgggttaagcctctgcctttggctcgggtcgtgatcccagggttctggaatcgagccccgcatcgggctctctgctcagcggggagcctgcttcctcccctctctctctctgcctgcctctctgcctacttgtgatctctgtctgtcaaataaaataaataaaatcttaaaaaaaaaaaaaagattcagatgcttaatcaactgagccacccaggtgctcggCTAAGGGCCCTCTTGACACAGAAGTTTCTCTCGCACTGACCACGTGCCTGGGGCCTCTCTCTCGTGTGGTACTGATGATCATAGGACCCAAGCTCTGACTGAAGGTGGTCTCACGTGCgacatttatagggtttctctGTAGCCTGGCCCCTCTGGTGTCTGCTCAGAGCCCTGTCAGCACGCAGTGCTCTGTCATACCCGGCGCAGCCGCGAGGTCTTTCTCCAGCGGGGACACACTGATGGGTGAGAAGACTTGACTTTTGACAAAAGCATTTCTTGCTGTTTGCTTCTCTCCAGCGTGAGCACCGTGATGTTTGCACCATGAAGGTTTGCTTACACAGACGTGGCCTCTCTCTGATGCGAATGATTCAGTGTGTGATGATGGCCGCTGCGTTTATGAGGTTTCTCTGCAGCGAGGATTCTCTGTCCTGTGAGAAGACCTGATCGCCAAGTTTTCCCACAGCGAACGCGCGTGTGAGGTCTCTCCCCAGTGTGCGCCCTCCAGTGTGTGATCAGACTTGGTTCCTGAAAGGTTTCCCTCTAGTGTGGAGCCTCTGGCGTTGAGAAACCTGTGAGCAATTCCTGAAGGCTTTTCCACGCTCCCATTTATATGGTTTCCCCAAGAGAACAAATTCTCTGACGTCAGTGAGGTGCGTTCTGCCTCGAGAATTTTCCACAGTCAATGTGCAGAAGTGAGTTCTCCCCATGACGGATTTTTCCAGAGCTGAGTAAGGGCTTCCCTCCTGCGTGTTTCCCCAGATGCTAGAATGTGTGGCTTCTGACATAGGCTTTCCCACAATCACTACATAGTAAGGTTTCTTTAGTCTGGGGATTTTCTGATGCTTACCAATGGCTGAGAAAcccaatttacatttctttttttttttaaatattttatttatttatttgacagagatcctaagtaggcagagaggcaggcagagagtgagaggaggaaacaggctcccaggctcccaggaccccgagatcatgacctgagctgaaggcagaggcttaacccactgagccacccaggcgcccaggcgcCCTGCCGATTTACATTTCTTATaggatctttcttctttcttcttccttttttttttttattatttaaaaatttttttttaaattttatttatttatttgacagagagagatcacaagtagacagagaggcaggcagagagaaaggagaagcaggccccctgccgagcagagagcccgatgtggggctcgatcccaggaccctgagaccatgacccgagctgaaggcagaggcttaacctactgagccacccaggcaccccaattatttaaaaaattttaaaagacttttttccatgcccagcacggggcttgaactcaccaccctgagattgagacctgagctgaaatcaagagtccgacacttaatcaactgaaccacccaggcgctccccaagttgttttttttttttttttcaagtgggctccatgcccatcgtggggcttgaactcacaagctcGTGATCAGGAGTTGTATGCTCTACAACTGGACGTCCTATAAGATCCTTCTTATGAGACATTGACATTTCTGTCGGCTTTCCTCTGCTTGCAGGCTTTTTCTCCAGTGGGGGGTGGTTTTCTGGGGAAGACTGTAGCTCTGCTTGAACACTTGGGGGAAGGGGatactttcctctctttcttgtgGAATTTTGCTGCTGTTTCTAAACAGCTTGCAAATTTAGAATACTCATCAAGTCTTCCTTTTATATCCGCTCCCCCTGGAGTACTCCGCTTATTCCTGGTTGTCAGTGTTTGGACtaagagaacagaaaatagaaaaggcaaATGTCATCAGTCTCTGTGGTAAAGAAAAGAGACATCCCACAAAAAGTCTAGAATGAGTTACATGCCTCTGAGATAAAGGGGCAGGCAGCCCGGACCCTCGAGGCCGACAGAGCCACAGCGAGAATTCTGACTCCCCCCTGAATTGCTTGGAGACCACTGGGTCACGGCACTAGGCACTCCCCGGGACAATGAACCCCTAATCCCGGGCAGGGAGCCCTCTGCATGGTGACACCTCAGAGCTGCCGTTTCCACGGGGAAGTGCCTGGTAAAGGGGTGACCCCAAGGAACTAGCACAGCGCTTCTGACCCAAAGGTAAGGATTAAGAGACCCCTCTTCTTCCACGGCTCAGCTCGCAGAGACCATGCTTGCACAGTCTCAGGGCACTTGGTTTAAAGGGGAAAGAGAACTGTGGAATCAGGCATCCATTTCCAATAACAACTAAAACCGAGCTGGAGTATCGCCGTCATTCATTCGGGGTCCAGATGGTCCCCAGTGCTAGTGCTCTCATCCGTAGAGCTATAGCGGAAGGATGTCCAGAGgtcctgtctgtccctctccatcGCTTAGGCCTGCTCTGTCCCCACGTGCCCGGGACTCCCCAGTAGTCAGATGCTTCtcttgggctctgccctgggatGTTAGACAGGAGGGGCCGGGCAATCAGAGGAAACTGGTCCCCCCCAATGGTGGGGGTTCCTGAGCGGGAGGCTGGAGTGGAGGAAGGCCGCCCTTGCTCCTGGGCTGGCCTGGGGACAAGCACGGGCCAGCTGCCCGCTCTACAGTGTGTCTCTCAGTGAACCAAATGGGTTCaagttctttttcattccttccatCTCCGTCTGGACTGCCCTGAAGCCGTGGAGATGGGGCAGCTGCCGGGTCAATCGTCCTGTAGGGTTGGGGCTGCAGCCTGAGGAAAGGCAGCTGGGAAGCATGGTCAGATCTCTCCCGGAGGAAATGCCAAGTGCATGAGCTCTATTATTCCCAAAGCCATGCTGGGAGTGTGGTTGTGGCAGCTGGTAACCGGCTCCAGCAGCTACTTCGggagcccaggtgcccctcgcagTCCTCGTCAGGCCTCGGAGGGAAGGCAGCCCTCCTAAACTAAGCTTGGGGAGAGAGCCTGTCACAGAGAGCCAGGaggtacccccacccccaccccagggcagagGCAGTACGAATTGTGGCTGTTGACCCCGGAGCTTGAGGCCAAAGTCAAAAAACCAGCCTGAGCGTTCAGTTTCCCCTTGGGGGCCACCATCAGGCCCTGCCCTCGATGTCTGGTCTGGAGGAGTAGTCTGGTCTCCCGCTGGTTGTTGTTGTAACCCCTGACAAACAGGTTAAATTCCTTGGTCCTTGTTCCTGTAGGGGAAGACATGCCTGAATCCAGCCGCAGGGTCTGGACAGGGTTTGCGGTGGAGAAGCCAAGCCCCAGTGATCTTGCGTGCGGCCAGTGTCTCTGCTGCTTCTGCACCTAAAGATGTAAGTGGGAACCGGAGGGGGATATGCCCGCAATTTTCCAGCCCCTTAAGAGTTAGAGGGGATTTTCCCATTCAGGGCCTGCTGTGTGCAGCTGGGGACAGTGGGACCCGCAGATGGctaagcagaggaggaggaagggaaagcacAGCTTGCCTACCAGGCGCCGTCAGTGTCGGTGCAACAGCGCCACCTGCAGGACACAGCTAGGGGCACACCTGCTCCTGAAGGACTCCAGACCCAGGGGGCTTGGTAATTCTCCAACACAATACTCCCATTTTGGGGTGAATCAAGTCAAAGTTGATGGATGGCAAGATCGGCAGAGCCTAGCAGACCTCACTGGTGAGACAGGAATGGTCTATTTAAGGGCACAGTCCTTGTGCTCCCGGAGGGGTCTTACATGAAGTGGCACTACGGCTTTGTAAGGAACTTGAACCCGAGACGTGGATCAGTAGGGACTGGAGGTCTCAGAGTCTCCCCTGAATGCCTGGGCTTGGTTCCCTGATGGCTCCTGATGAACCCTGATGGGGTGAGCCCTGATGGGCTCTACTGGGGAGCTGCTGCTGCCCAGCTTCAGGGCCAGCTGCCCCAAACTGAAAGCCAATGTCAcagctctgctcagtgggcagaaCTCAACGCTGTTCTCATCATACATCTGGCCAGCACTCCCCACGAGGAGGCTGGTGACATTTCGCTGACTTGGGCTGTCAGCCAATGGCTGGCTGCTCACTTGGCCCCTTGAAGCTGACAGAGAAGATGAAAATCATGTGCTTTGGGAGCAGTGAACACACCTTAGCTCTGACAGTCGAGTCACTCGTGTGCTTGCCCATGGTGGGGACCTGGTCTCTGGTAAGACTGGCACCTTTAAGATGCTGATCAAGCCTGTACTGGCCAGAAGCTCCTGCCCACACCTAAACCAATTCCATTGAACCTTCGACACCTCCTCGGGTCTTTCTGGGTGCTGATGTCCCTGTTCTAGTCTGATCCCCTGACTTAGGCCACATCATTATGGCCCTTGAAACTAAACCGTGTCATGTTTTAGGTTTTGCAGACCATCTACAGTCTGACATTGGGGTGCATGAAGCTTTATCTCACAAAAGCTACCCAACAACGGGTCAGTAGTCAAGGTGTTGCGTGGACATCCTACACTCCCCACCATCCTCAGCATCTGAGTCCCAAGGGCTGGGACGGCCTCCTCCAGATCATCCTGACCTCCCTTACCTCCTCCTGGCCCACAGACCTTAGTAAGACATCCTGGTTGCTAAACGTGGCTGTTCCCTGAAAGTGTTCATCTCCTCCTGCTCAGCCATCTCTTGGGTAACAATCAGGATGAAAGGAAGGCTTTCTAGacttgttttgaaaattaaagattctGTCCTGACCATTTCTTGGTTTGacacttctctccctccccctgccccccactgcaTGGCTACCCCGGGGCCAGCCTGGTGGTAGCCAAAAGGGAGCCTAGGGAATTCCAATCCTCTGGGTACAGCCCAGGCAAAAGGGAGCTTAGCGAATTCCAACTTAATTCTGCTTCAGCCACCAGGATTCTCTTCATGGACTGACATAATGCTAGTTCATGAAGACAATGCTCTCCAGCTCCCCCACAGTGTGCTGTGGCGGGCTGAACAGTGGCCCCCAAAGACAGCCAGGTCCCAATccttggaacctgtgaatgttactttACAGGGAAAAGAGATTTTGCAGATCTCATTAAAATATGGATCTTCAGATGGGGAGATTATTATGGATTTACAATTAAGATCTTCAGATTGGGAGACTGTCGGGGATTTATGATTAGGTTAAGGATCTtcagatggggagattatcctgggttatccCAGTGGGCACTACGTGGAATGCAGGGGGTCTTTATAGGAAGAAAGCAGGGAGGCGGTTTTATTACCGAAGGTGATGTGACAAAGGGaacagagggacaaagagagtTTCGAAGACGCTGCTAAAAGACTGGACTTGAAGATAGAAAGTGATAAAGCAGCACACATCTCCGGGTACCTGCTGCCTGTGGGCGCTGGGGTGGGCTCTGCGGGGTCGGGACACAGGTGTCCACCTGCTTTCTGAGGGCTTACACTTTGGACACACAGTAAAAGAGCCAGCGGGACAAACTGTAGGGGCAGCAGGGGGGTAAACGCAGCCCTCAGCCTGCTCGAGTGTAGGAGTGGGGGGAGGTCTGGAGAGGGCGAGGTTTGCCACAAGCCAGTTTTGCGAGGCTGCTGGAGACGGAGGGTAGAGAGGTCGGGAAGGCTTAGAGTGCTGGGGATGTCCCTAGTCCTGTGGGGAATACGGTATTTGGAGGAAAACCACTTCAAAATAACCATCCGCTGAGAACTACTTGGGTTCCTGTGTGTCAGGTGTGGCGTTGGTCACAGAGGCCCTCACGTGGGAGCGAGCGAGAGCCCGTGCGGCTGCAGCAGGAGGACCACGGGACAGAGCAGAGGACAGGCCGGCTGGCAGGCGGGCCCGGATACTGCAGGGCCTTGCACGCGGCTTGGATTTCATCCTGAGGGCAAACACATGATTTTTCATTCCTCCTGCAACAGCCTTAGGAACTAGGCCGTTTTATTCCAATTTTACTGACGAGGACGATAAGGTTGGGAGGGATCAGagttaagctgtttgttccaggactTCCGCAGCTGCAGGTGACACCCAGGACCGGGTCTTCCGGAGCCCGGCGGCCTCGGGGCAGCACGCCCCGTCCGCCGAGGCCCCGCGCCCACTGAGCATGCGCCGCCGACCTACGGAAGCcggcagggagggggcggggccgaggcTGGCGGGCGCGGGGAAAATGGCGGCGGCGGCGAACGGGACTGGAGGGAGCAGCGGGATGGAGGTGGATGCAGCAGGTAACGGGCCTCGCGGGGGCCTCCTCTGGTGACGCCCCTCGGGGAGCGACAAGGCCCCCCTGGACTCCCGGGAGGAGTCAGCAGGCAGGACGGCAACACCTCCCCCTGGACTAATTTGCGGGAGGGATGTCTGGCTCCGGCTCCGCGGTCTTCCGCTCGCAGCCCCGGGGCAGAATGTGCCGCGCCGAATCCGACTCGCCCTCCTTTTCCTCCACCCTCAGTAGTCCCCAGCGTGATGGCCTCCGGCGTGACGGGCAGCGTCTCCGTCGCTCTCCATCCCCTCGTCATTCTCAACATTTCAGACCATTGGATTCGCATGCGCTCCCAGGAGGGGCGGCCTATGCAGGGTGAGTGTTCGGCGTAGTTCTCCCACCTCCTCTCGGTCACCTCCCCCAAATAGGGGTCTTTGCCCATTCCGTCCCTGAGACCGGTTCCCCGTCCCCCAGGTCACCGTGGCTCCACGGTGGTTCACACGGACCTCGACCCTTGGGCTTGTAGTGATGAGGGCCAAGATTCCTCACCCTCAGGTCTCACGTGTCGTTCTCTCCCCGCAGTGATCGGGGCTCTGATCGGGAAACAGGAGGGCCGAAATATCGAGGTGATGAACTCCTTTGAGCTGCTCTCCCACACTGTGGAGGAGAAGATTATCATTGACAAGGAATATTACTACACCAAGGAGGAGCAGTGTGAGAGGGGAAGAGgcttggagggggagggaggagtgggagtAAGAAACAAAGGCAGAGTCGGGGAGATGCCCGGGTGTTGGGAAGAAACAGAATGGGACAAGAAGGGGCGGGGGAGTGAGAGTAGTGGGAAGGATCTCAGAAAGAGACCGCATTTAGGCATTCCCCCCAAATGACAGTAAAGGACAAGAGAAGATAGAAGGGATTAATTATTGTGAGTTGAGCCAGGAGTTGAGTGCGGAGGGGAGAAGTCGAAAAATATACCAGGCGCTTCCAGTTACGGGAGGGTGGTTTAAAGAAAGAACCCTGTGCTCTGGTTCTTTCTCCGCAGTCAAACAGGTGTTCAAGGAACTGGAGTTTCTGGGCTGGTATACCACCGGTGGGCCGCCTGACCCCTCCGACATCCACGTCCACAAGCAGGTACACGTGCTCACACGTGCGTGCTGGGGGAGAGTGACGGGAGGGAGGAAGATGGGCCTTGACTCTCGTGCCCACCATCCCCTCTTCCAGGTGTGCGAGATCATCGAGAGCCCACTCTTTCTTAAGTTGAACCCTATGACCAAGCACACAGATGTGAGTAATGCTGACCCTGTGCCTGTTTGgtagccccacccccacccccagcctgtcCTTCCTTTCCCGTCTCCGACCGGCTGAATCTTCACCTGAGGGGTATTCTCCCACTCAGCAGCTGTGACTTTGGGTTAGTCATTAAACCTCTAAACTGCTTTTTGCCTCACGTGGGAGATGGGGATGATCCTTACTTCAGTGGGTCTTTGGGAAGATTGGATGGAAAAGTCTACGGTGGAAGAGCCAAGCCCAGCGTTTGGCCTGTAGTAGCTCAGGGGCACTTGATGTCACGCCGTCTCCGCTGTTTCTTTACAGCTTCCCGTCAGCGTTTTTGAGTCTGTCATCGATATAATCAATGGAGAGGTAATGGCCTGCCCTTCAACCCTCTGATCCTGCCCCGGGCCTTTTCTGCTTCTGACTCTGCCTTTGTGCCCTGTAGGCCACCATGCTGTTTGCTGAACTGACCTACACTCTGGCCACGGAGGAAGCTGAACGCATTGGTGTGGACCATGTAGCCCGGATGACAGCCACTGGCAGCGGCGAGAACTCCACGGGTAAGGAAGGGGCTTTCTCGGCCGTGGGGCTGCAAAGTCTGGCCACGTTCATTTTACACGTTGGCCTGTTCCTGTCTCCCTGCAGTGGCCGAGCACCTGATCGCGCAACACAGCGCCATTAAGATGCTGCACAGCCGGGTCAAGCTTATCTTGGAGTATGTCAAGGCCTCCGAAGCGGGTAGGACAGTGTCTCCCTGGcactcctctccctcctgggAGATCACTCCGTCTCCCTCCTGGGGAGGTGACAGCATCTACATTAACGCAGTCCTTTTGCGCCTTTAGGAGAGGTCCCCTTCAACCATGAGATCCTGCGGGAGGCCTATGCTCTGTGTCATTGCCTACCAGTGCTCAGCACAGACAAGTTCAAGACAGACTTTTACGATGTGAGTATAAAAcccaggctggggaggtggggcttTTGTACATCATGTCTATATGCAGGACATGGGACAGTCCGCTGTCCCCCGGACAACTGGTCTTTTCCTTCCAGCAATGCAATGACGTGGGGCTCATGGCCTACCTCGGCACCATCACCAAAACCTGCAACACCATGAACCAGTTTGTGAACAAGTTCAACGTCCTCTACGATCGACAAGGCATCGGCAGGCGGATGCGGGGGCTCTTCTTCTGAGAGGGTATTTGAAGGGACGACACACAGGTCGGACAATGGTCCCACAGGGGAGGGGTGTCACACTACCATAGAAAAACCTCCTGTCGATAATAAAAGGGGAGCAGCCCCTCAGCACCCCTTCCCGTGGCTCTGTCCTCTCTGTTGGGCACCACACAGCCTTCTCAACTCGGATCTTAAGGAAGGGCCTTGGTTCCAGCCTTGCTCAGGCAGGACAGCCTGCAGTGGTGGGGAGCTTGCTGCCACTTGAGGTGACCCCAGGTCTGGTCAGGTGAAGGAGTCTACATTTGAGCCAAAGGCTGCCCGCTTCCGCCTAAGCGAGCCGTTTCTTAAGGTCTCCCTAGGACAGCAGTGCAGAGACCAACTCTATACACTTGACTAGTGACTGATTCTCCAAGCTGAGTGAATTGGTCTTTTTTGGACAACCCGGAAGCTTTATGGGCCCGGTCTACTGCCAAGAGGAAGTTTTCTCTTCGCGCTAATGTTCAGTGCTTATGACAGTGCCACATCTGACCCCTGGCACCTCACCCCTAGCAGGTGGGGGGGCTCCAGTCACCACACTAGAGAGCCAGGTGTGAATGCGGGGACTGGTACCTGTGATCACCTGTCCGTGGTGTCCCACCTCCCTGTGCCACCCTGCAGCTCCCTGTCCTCACCCCTGAACAAAGCTTTAGAGGGAGAGTTGGCAACAGAAGGTCTGAGCATTGAGGCATTTCAGGAAGCAGACAAGGGGAGGAGTTGCCTGAAGCCTTGTAGTTCACCTCCGCAAGGTGAACCTCCAGAGCCGGGAGGCACAGTAGGACCGGGAAAGGGACTGGAGACCAATCTTTCATGTCATCTCCGCACAGCGGACTTACAGGCTGGGGACGCAGCAAGCAGTAACCGTGCCTGGCAGGTAGAGCGGGCGCATTACTCAGTCAGTTTATGGAGTGAACCGGGTAAGAAGCACGAAGGGAACAAGGTAAGAATCTAGAAAATTCTTAAAACCTTGTCTGAATAGAATAAAGCAACCTACAAACACTTTattagcaaaaagaataaaacgaGTGCAGTTCAGGAGAAACGAGGGGGTCCTCTTTTCCCCTCAAAGGCACCACGGGCtcttttggggggcgggggtcacCACACGGAACGCAGAGTCTCACCAGCAGGATGGACTCAGACAAAAGTGATCCGTGTCCGGGTGGTATTAACCTGCCAGACGTTTAACTCCTCGTACTCATCGAGCGCCGCTTGGAACTGGGCAGGGGTGAAGCCCCGGGAGATGCAGCGCTGCTCCGCCTCTGCAAAGCGCACGCTCCGGCCGTCGGAGACCAGCTCCCGCACAGTGGCAAATATCACATCCGCGGGCCTCTGGGTCCTGTAGGGAACAGCAGGGCGGTGTAAGGTCAGAGGACCATCGGCCATGTTAGCGCCGAGGCCAGCACCACACACGTGAGGATGCGGGAGCCGTAAGGCTAAGTCGCCGGGGCAGGTGAGGCACGGGGCCTGGTGTGGCTCACCTCGCCGCCTGCCCCTTGTCGCCCAGCAGGGAGTCCTTGGACATCTCCATGAGCCTGATGGCTTCGttcacatcttccttctccactgTGTCCACCATCCGCAGCCGCGCCtgcggggaagggagggagagatgggcacgggaggaggggagggaaccACCTCAggggacccccccaccccgctccagCTTCAAAAAGGGCAGCCCCGAAGACGAGAGGAGAGC includes:
- the COPS6 gene encoding COP9 signalosome complex subunit 6 isoform X2; this encodes MASGVTGSVSVALHPLVILNISDHWIRMRSQEGRPMQVIGALIGKQEGRNIEVMNSFELLSHTVEEKIIIDKEYYYTKEEQFKQVFKELEFLGWYTTGGPPDPSDIHVHKQVCEIIESPLFLKLNPMTKHTDLPVSVFESVIDIINGEATMLFAELTYTLATEEAERIGVDHVARMTATGSGENSTVAEHLIAQHSAIKMLHSRVKLILEYVKASEAGEVPFNHEILREAYALCHCLPVLSTDKFKTDFYDQCNDVGLMAYLGTITKTCNTMNQFVNKFNVLYDRQGIGRRMRGLFF
- the COPS6 gene encoding COP9 signalosome complex subunit 6 isoform X1 is translated as MRRRPTEAGREGAGPRLAGAGKMAAAANGTGGSSGMEVDAAVVPSVMASGVTGSVSVALHPLVILNISDHWIRMRSQEGRPMQVIGALIGKQEGRNIEVMNSFELLSHTVEEKIIIDKEYYYTKEEQFKQVFKELEFLGWYTTGGPPDPSDIHVHKQVCEIIESPLFLKLNPMTKHTDLPVSVFESVIDIINGEATMLFAELTYTLATEEAERIGVDHVARMTATGSGENSTVAEHLIAQHSAIKMLHSRVKLILEYVKASEAGEVPFNHEILREAYALCHCLPVLSTDKFKTDFYDQCNDVGLMAYLGTITKTCNTMNQFVNKFNVLYDRQGIGRRMRGLFF